In the Alphaproteobacteria bacterium genome, CAGAGCGGCCACCCGAGCATCGGGCGCGATCGTTTTGCTGAAAGGTCCCGACACCGTCATCGCGGCACCCGACGGCCGTGCGGCGATCAACGAGAATGCACCGCCCTGGCTAGCGACCGCCGGCGCGGGCGACGTGCTCGCCGGAATGATCGTTGGCCTGCTCGCTCAACACATGCCTGCGTTCGAAGCTGCCTGTGCCGGCGCCTGGCTGCATGGTGAGGCCGGGAACGAGGCCGGACCGGGTCTCATCTCGGAAGACCTTCCCGAAGCATTGCCCGCGATTTACCGGCGGCTGTTCGAGCAATTATCGAGCAGAGCATGATCCCGAAAAGTGGATACCGGTTTTCGGAAAGATCATGCTCAGACAAGAAGGTTCTAGGTTACCTCGAACCAGGTCCGGATGCCGCCTTCGCCGCGCAGAATCTGCGACTCGATCAGCCACTTGCCGCGATTGTCTGCGACGAAGGCAATCCGGGTGGTCCGCTGCGGTGGCGCCAGAATGGTATCGAGCCAATAGGGCTTCCATCCATCGTCGAGTGCATCGAGCAACCTCGCCGAATGGCCGTGCAGATGCACGACATGCGCCTGGCTCGTCGTGTTCTTGAGCCCGATGATGACCGACTGGCGGGCCGCGGTCGTGAACAGCGGCCGCCCAAAGCTGCCCGGCGCCGGACGGTGTCTCGGATCGTCAAGCGCAACGTCGAGCTTGATGGCGGCAGCGAAGTTCATGCGCTGCGGGAGCGGGTTTTCGGGCAGTGGCTTCACCTCCGTGCGGGCTGCGCGCGCGGCTGGCGCCGATCCGTAAACAAGGCGGGCGAGCGGAGCTTCACGGTCTTCGAGGCCGACAAAGATCGGAGCCGTGCTCTCCGGCCCAAGCGTCGCGTCAATGAACAGATCGACCCGGTTGCCGGGCGCTAGCGCGATCCGGCTGTCGCGGGCCGGAAACGGCTCGGCGGGCTGACCGTCGATGGCGACTACCGTTGCGGCATGCCGATCGATGCGCACCGTGAGGGGACGATCGCGCGATGCATTCAAGAGCCGCAGACGGATTCGCTCGTTCGCGTTGACCGGGATGTCGAGCGAGGGGCTGCCGTTTGCCGTGAAGTGGGTCGTGCCGCTCAAGTCGGGGCGGCCGTCGGCTCCGAGCGTCCAGGCATCGAGGATCAGCGCAACATCCCGCTCGACGTCGACCCGCTCGGCTTCGTCGACGATGAACAGCCCATACAGGGCGCGATCCTCGATGAACCGCGAGGGCGCACAATACCAGTACGTCCCGGCATCGGGCGGGGTGAAGCGGTAATCGAAGCTGTCGCCGGGTGCGACCGCCGCCTGGGTCAATCCGGCAACGCCATCCATGGCATTCGGTACGCGGACCCCATGCCAGTGGATGGTCATGTCGGTGACCAGTTCGTTGACGAGCCGCAGTTTCAGCTCCTCACCCCGCTTTACCCGCAGGACCGGCCCGGGCACCGTGCCTTCAAAGCCCCGGATCGGGGTCGGGCCGGCGCCGC is a window encoding:
- a CDS encoding multicopper oxidase family protein encodes the protein MMRSAAGEFVSRRSVVCACGAAISTALLPLSSRAQTGGFRVLTARTGTANLRGGGAGPTPIRGFEGTVPGPVLRVKRGEELKLRLVNELVTDMTIHWHGVRVPNAMDGVAGLTQAAVAPGDSFDYRFTPPDAGTYWYCAPSRFIEDRALYGLFIVDEAERVDVERDVALILDAWTLGADGRPDLSGTTHFTANGSPSLDIPVNANERIRLRLLNASRDRPLTVRIDRHAATVVAIDGQPAEPFPARDSRIALAPGNRVDLFIDATLGPESTAPIFVGLEDREAPLARLVYGSAPAARAARTEVKPLPENPLPQRMNFAAAIKLDVALDDPRHRPAPGSFGRPLFTTAARQSVIIGLKNTTSQAHVVHLHGHSARLLDALDDGWKPYWLDTILAPPQRTTRIAFVADNRGKWLIESQILRGEGGIRTWFEVT